The DNA window caggACTTCCATGACCGCTCCACGATTGAgttcaactgagtcgaagttCTTATTCAGGTCAATAAAGGTGAGATAGAGCGGTATGTTGTACTTTTGCGATACttcgatgagttttgaaagTAACGTATGAAGAGCCTCGTCAGAGTGTTGAAGAGTACTGGTAAAAGGTTCTTCAGATATTCTCATATTATTCTGTCGGGATCGGGTGCCGTATGATCTCTTACCGACGTGACAACATGTCCTATTCGGACGAGAAAACCTCTGAACTTTCcccagatggtgaggaggcgaGTGAACATGGccgtcgaagagatcagagtagaagtcgtagatgactttatccattccccttctccaTGGAGCAATTGTTCCATTTGGATGACCGGAGCAGTCATCTTGGTCTAGCAATTGGCAAAGTTTCAAGGGGGATAGGAGGTGCTCTTCCCCACCTCTGGAGCTTTATCTAATACTACTGCTATTTTCTCtctaaggtcttcctttatcaccCCTCTACAAAGTTTTACGTGCTAGAAAGTGAATTCTTGGTTGCCTGCGGTTCATGTTGCTGCACGACAGCGTAACAGCTCAATCGTTTCTGAAGGGAGGCgtcttttggtggttttaaaactcacagccttcctcgtgcagtcgtgaaggtgtttttctgaactgttttttctgaacttcgcggctttctcttctctgcggttgaaggaaaatctttcttGGAGAAGGCAATGGTCCGATCCCATATAGAACTTCGGCACAAACGGACAAAGCCTTTAACTGACGATGGtgtggtcaatttcagtaAGTGTACAGTGTACGGAGGAGAGCTTCTGGAATTGTGAGTTCACATGAGTGGTCTTTGTCGCCACGATGAACTCGGAAATCTCCACTCCTCCATTCGATTGTAGGGCGTGAGTTCTGATGTATGATTATGTATGATGATTGTGATGATGCTCCTTGAGGGTTCTTCTCTGGCCAATTTTGGCTTTGAAATCATCCGTCAATCTTTGTATAACGTATGGTcctctctgtagaacttctttcCATACAGAAACGCTCTACCTCGTCTTTTTTGTAACGTTATGTTGGAGCgcaagcgacgaagatagtcaaatcTGACGACTACATTTTCTTATACGCAGATGTCCGATTCGGATCTTAGGTTGCTCGAGatagtcgatgttctttgccatactcgtgttgacaagcacgccaactccaccaccACTGCTGTCGCACGTTCctgagaacagttcttctccggTTTCGTATACGGCGCTCAGTGGgtggcgtcgtctcgtctcggtcagtccgatgacgacgtacttaaacttcctcgcttgcatcatcagattttcgatgaccgcttccgatgcaagcgttcgtgtgttataagtacagatcgtcatcccagaccttttccgtttcggtagcctatatgactcccgCCACCCCGTCTTTTCTGGTGCCACCGTACCAGGCTCTTCTTCGGAGCCAGGAGACTCTTTTATTGTTACTGTGGCAtgtgtaaaattttaaaacccaggTTTTAAAGTCCAAGTTACAGCTCTCTATTACTACGGGTTTGTGGGGGAACGTTGCGTCCTCCCAGAGTAAACAAAatgagcttatttgttggagatgACTCCTTAGACCTTCCATCAGGGTGAAGGGACACgaccctctcgaatacgacccATTccgcctttttttctcctcctccttcttcaACGTTACTGCGAAAGTTCTCAGTTGCTgctaattcaatatattggagATTTCGTGCGTTTcgaaacaacaaaatcaaatattaGCCGGGGAACAAtaggaaaatgtgaaattcggtAACTGACAGAAACGAATAAACACCAAGTAGCAGAGGAAGCGAAGTTGCAGAATTGTTATTGAAATATTGCTATTGAAATATTACcagttttattcttatttatttatttctaaaatctatgaaacattttcaaatacaTATTAAAACACGTGAtacgacaaaaaagagaagagtcagGTGCATAGGACGGATtagagaagaacgaaaaaaaccaagaaaaaattgacattCTGCACCTAGAATATGAAAGTGGGATGCGCAGATTTTACCCGCGAAGTCACATTTTTGCGAAAAGATTGGGAACTTTAAACCACCTcttaaagatgaagaatttgacGCTCTGTAGTTTTCTGCAGTTTAAATGCGGACTTATTAAaatttcttaacaaaaaaaagctgtttttcTGTGTGCATTGTCAGAACTGGAAGATCGCGATTAGCTTCGTTACAGgaggaccaaaaaaaaaattttaggtagtttttcagagaaggggcgggtgtgggcAGTCGACAAGAGGTTCCGccgtctgcacgatcgatcggaggttcgaatccgttccagtgctcgccaagcctttcatttttccggggtagataaattggtgccagattcATCTGGGAAGACAAacacactgacttgacacattggctagccaccgcaagtccagttgtataggccagcaaAACGatcgtaaaccttaaacgattctgaattaatgCGAACGaagtggcgcatcccaagtggactgtttaacgccagacatcctttatcctttattattttttttagaaaagaaggTTTGCCTTATAAAACAGTCATATCGCGGTTTCTTCCCcaattcctagtttttttttttgggaatgtTGGGAAGAATGGcgtattttgaaaaagaaagaaattgaagttcTACAAGATCACCTCTATACTCGGATAGGGAGACTGAGGAAACCCCcgcaaaatttctcttttcccaTCTGGTTTTGCTAAATTTAAAGTATTAAAAAGTTACTGGCGTAtcagtccacttgggatgcaccaacgcgttttactgggaatcgtaatcgttgaggttttggaacgcgtgttggcctatacaatggggaccagccgatgaacaagccagtgtttttatcctcccagacacgtctagtaccaacttatcgactccggggggatgaaaggcttggtttgcattagggcggtttcgaaccctcgaccgcattgctacaacggacctctaaccgactgcgccacacccgccacCTTCCTAAATTTTAGATGGgacaaatccacaaaaactcggaaaatttcaaatttcgtgcCATCTAAATTTTAACAACACTAAGAAGTGGGAGAAACAGCTATATaattctttttaaaggcaaACTTGCTTCACTGAAGAAGtacctgaattttttcttttggtcctcaTATAatgaagttattcgcgatatCCCAGACCTAACAACGTGCACAGGATCTAAGCTTTTCTGGTCATTAAAGGTGACTGAATCCACTTtcaaactgctgaaaactacgtataattgaattctttatcttttagaaatagtttcaagtttctagcAACGTAGCCTCTAAGAGCACCCACGGAGCGACGTGAGTGATGAAAGGATGTCATTATTCAATCCTGGCATAGCAAAAACGGGAAGTCATCCTCGAACCCACATGCATCTCAGGGTAGCCACAAGGTCGGTTTTGGTCCCCATTTAGCGACCCATCCTTCACCTAGGAACGCTCCACGTGTCCttgcgactaaccggctgtggtCCCAAGAATGAATGAGATCCGTGGAATGTTCGGATAGGAAAaccatcatgctatataataacggggtTAGTCTGTCACATGTgaaacaaaattccaaaaaggggtGAAACGGGTCTCACGGGTTCGCGTCGAAAGGGTGCGCCGGCgctagatagctataaaatggggagCGATGGGTCCAATGGCGTGCAGTTGTTGTGTCATAGTGGAGTATTatcgcgcaataacttcgtgcgTATTTCGCAAAAGATAAttgggacgttgcaaccgtttcatactcgtggccactgcgcgcgttgcttttcacctctatgagtCCCCCATGCGTCTGTTTCCTTGCACCTTTGTCTCAGGctggtaacatgccttcctTTGAag is part of the Necator americanus strain Aroian chromosome V, whole genome shotgun sequence genome and encodes:
- a CDS encoding hypothetical protein (NECATOR_CHRV.G18984.T1) produces the protein MTICTYNTRTLASEAVIENLMMQARKFKYVVIGLTETRRRHPLSAVYETGEELFSGTCDSSGGGVGVLVNTSMAKNIDYLEQPKIRIGHLRIRKCSRQI